One stretch of Oceanipulchritudo coccoides DNA includes these proteins:
- a CDS encoding aldose epimerase family protein, with the protein MTKIIHEETIGKLKRKAIRAYTLENESGLRATFLNYGGILVELEVPDSIGMPDDVTLGLDAVEDYVENNQNYFGALVGRYANRIAHGKFKLGRKTITLPLNEEHGHLHGGPEGFSHKLFKGSVKEGKYGQVLLLEYTSPDGEMGYPGNLDLKVEISLTPENGLRYEFTATTDATTVVNLTMHPYFNLAGQESGSIRQHLVQIEADKFLPITDDTSTPTGAFESVNDGPFDFREAESLDHRLDSPNPQVEKCGGFDHTFVLRENRDFSDPVATVTEEASGRKMEVYTSEPGVQFYTANALDGSLAGKNGFFYPKHAGFCLETQHFPDSPNFEEFPSTVLKKGQTFTSFTEYRFSSI; encoded by the coding sequence ATGACCAAGATCATCCACGAAGAAACGATAGGAAAACTGAAGCGCAAGGCCATCCGTGCCTACACGCTGGAAAACGAAAGTGGCTTGCGGGCCACTTTCCTGAACTATGGGGGAATCCTGGTCGAGTTGGAGGTCCCGGACAGTATCGGCATGCCAGATGATGTCACGCTTGGGCTCGATGCCGTGGAGGATTACGTCGAGAATAACCAGAATTACTTTGGAGCACTGGTCGGCCGCTACGCCAACCGCATTGCCCACGGTAAATTCAAGCTCGGACGCAAGACCATCACCCTTCCCTTGAATGAGGAACATGGCCACCTGCACGGCGGCCCGGAAGGGTTCTCCCACAAACTCTTCAAAGGAAGCGTCAAGGAGGGCAAGTACGGACAGGTATTGCTGCTTGAGTACACGAGTCCCGACGGCGAAATGGGGTATCCCGGCAATCTTGACCTGAAGGTGGAGATTTCCCTCACTCCGGAAAATGGACTGCGGTATGAATTCACCGCTACAACGGATGCCACAACAGTCGTCAATCTGACGATGCATCCTTACTTTAATCTCGCCGGTCAGGAATCCGGGAGCATCCGCCAGCACCTCGTCCAGATTGAGGCAGACAAATTCCTTCCCATCACCGATGACACCAGCACTCCAACCGGTGCCTTTGAATCGGTTAATGACGGTCCTTTCGATTTTCGCGAAGCAGAATCCCTGGATCATCGCCTGGACTCACCCAATCCACAGGTGGAAAAATGTGGTGGGTTTGACCACACTTTTGTTCTACGGGAAAACCGTGATTTCTCCGATCCGGTGGCCACCGTTACTGAGGAAGCCTCCGGTCGTAAAATGGAAGTCTATACTTCTGAACCGGGTGTCCAGTTCTACACGGCAAATGCCCTTGACGGTTCGCTGGCTGGCAAAAACGGCTTCTTCTACCCGAAACACGCCGGCTTCTGCCTCGAAACGCAACATTTCCCGGATTCCCCGAATTTTGAGGAGTTTCCCTCGACCGTCCTCAAGAAGGGGCAGACCTTCACTTCTTTCACGGAGTACCGGTTCTCCTCAATCTGA
- a CDS encoding type II secretion system F family protein: MPRFSYKAIDGTGRQVTGEAESSDRKRLLQQLSQKGLRPVSVESLGEKVSTDESIETSDFFKNSGKRSRFLTVKRSKSSISLEFLKRLLVLLSSGMSLGDAVSLLSRRLSDPQMKDLCEAIWKRLSEGQTLASSMRAHTNVFALSTIHLVEAGEASGNLIAVLERIVAYLEESRDVRKKLVSNLTYPAFVLSTAVGVVIILLTFLLPKIQDMLDQLGGDLPLITQILIGGSEATITFGPFVLATIIALVIGLRQWRRTASGARRTDYWLLRTPIIGRIYLYSNIYGTTNLMSTLLGSGVNTTETLRLVERTIANVILRGKFSLARKQIQEGVSMATAIQRVHYMPDLAMDILTVGENTGNIVNSLNDINKVYREELTKSLNILTTATVAVALGGAILLVAIIAISVVFSVLSVGQSLQL, translated from the coding sequence ATGCCTCGTTTCTCATACAAAGCCATCGATGGAACCGGACGACAAGTCACGGGTGAAGCCGAGTCCTCGGACCGGAAGCGGCTTCTGCAGCAACTCTCCCAAAAGGGCCTGCGCCCCGTCTCGGTGGAATCACTCGGAGAAAAGGTTTCGACCGACGAAAGCATCGAGACAAGCGACTTTTTTAAAAACTCCGGTAAGCGCTCCCGCTTCCTCACCGTCAAGCGTTCCAAGAGTTCTATCTCGCTTGAATTTCTCAAGCGCTTGCTGGTCCTTCTATCCTCCGGCATGTCGCTCGGAGATGCGGTTAGCCTGCTCAGCCGCCGGCTGTCCGATCCACAGATGAAGGACCTCTGCGAGGCGATCTGGAAACGGCTCAGCGAGGGACAAACCCTTGCTTCCTCCATGCGGGCACACACGAATGTCTTTGCCCTCTCGACCATCCATCTGGTGGAAGCGGGTGAAGCCAGCGGAAACCTGATCGCCGTCCTTGAGCGAATTGTCGCCTACCTTGAGGAATCCCGTGATGTCCGGAAAAAACTGGTCAGTAATTTGACCTACCCCGCCTTCGTTCTCTCGACGGCGGTTGGCGTCGTGATCATCCTTCTGACGTTTCTCCTCCCGAAGATCCAGGACATGCTCGACCAGCTCGGAGGAGACCTTCCTCTCATTACACAAATCCTCATTGGTGGCTCGGAAGCAACAATCACCTTTGGACCGTTTGTCCTCGCAACAATCATCGCACTTGTCATCGGACTGCGACAATGGCGGCGCACCGCCTCAGGTGCCCGGAGAACAGATTACTGGCTCCTGCGCACGCCCATTATCGGCCGCATTTACCTGTATTCCAATATTTACGGAACGACCAACCTCATGTCGACGCTGCTCGGGAGCGGGGTCAACACAACGGAAACCCTCCGCCTTGTGGAACGGACGATTGCCAATGTCATCCTTCGAGGAAAGTTTTCCCTGGCACGGAAGCAAATCCAGGAAGGTGTCTCAATGGCGACCGCGATCCAACGGGTCCACTATATGCCGGATCTGGCCATGGACATCCTCACGGTGGGTGAAAACACCGGCAATATCGTCAATAGCCTGAATGATATCAACAAGGTTTACCGGGAAGAGCTGACCAAATCCCTCAATATTCTCACAACGGCCACCGTCGCGGTCGCCCTTGGGGGTGCCATCCTCCTCGTCGCTATTATCGCGATAAGCGTTGTATTTAGCGTCCTCAGCGTCGGACAGTCCCTCCAGCTGTAG
- a CDS encoding GspE/PulE family protein, which yields MSSQSTDSSLSFLGFLEPDQRQMLEEAPRQNRIPLLAQLKRKSEMEVLVDLAKDCDLAVLEDFEVPDDAAEILPLRVMHEYQCLPLLGEHEDPLFLELVTVWPPSEEMTEWILAVSGKEPKWHLGPANRISDTITQRYGVGADSLSESDIATEDSGRLEEAEEDENAALIRFVNEVIAKAVDDRATDIHFEPLKESLQIRYRIDGELVPIRVPDNLIRYQGAIISRLKIMAKLNISEKRRPQDGRIVYKAKNTELDIRISTMPTMYGESVSLRLLNQKNQPLSMEELGMLKNDQNRIKRVLDLPYGIILVTGPTGSGKSTSLTAFIRQINSPGRRIITVEDPVEYEVEGVNQTQVHSEIGFTFASALRHILRQDPDVIMVGEVRDSETADIAIRAALTGHLVLSTLHTNDAPGALTRLIDMEIEPFLIASAVEMILAQRLVRRLCAKCAQQGNYTEHYLRECLDALNLEPTPERLAAKILEPIGCEACRGLGYRGRVGIFEILRVDDTIHELIVQKLSAGEIRQEALKHGMTTLQMSGWDQLALGRTSLNEIMRYSTGEEDTE from the coding sequence ATGTCCTCCCAAAGCACCGACAGTTCCCTCTCTTTCCTCGGATTTCTCGAACCCGATCAACGGCAAATGCTTGAGGAGGCACCGCGCCAGAACCGCATTCCCCTCCTTGCCCAGCTCAAGCGCAAATCCGAGATGGAGGTCCTTGTGGATCTGGCCAAGGATTGCGACTTGGCCGTCCTGGAAGACTTTGAGGTTCCGGATGATGCTGCGGAGATTCTTCCCCTCCGCGTGATGCATGAATATCAATGCCTCCCGCTTCTGGGCGAACATGAGGATCCTCTTTTCCTGGAACTGGTCACGGTCTGGCCCCCCTCGGAAGAAATGACTGAATGGATCCTTGCGGTCAGCGGCAAGGAACCCAAATGGCATCTGGGGCCGGCAAATCGTATCAGTGATACCATTACACAACGCTACGGGGTCGGTGCGGATTCACTTAGTGAATCGGATATCGCCACCGAGGATTCCGGCCGACTGGAAGAAGCCGAGGAAGATGAAAACGCCGCCTTGATCCGCTTTGTGAACGAGGTCATCGCCAAGGCTGTTGACGACCGGGCAACGGATATTCATTTTGAGCCCCTCAAGGAGTCATTACAAATTCGCTACAGGATTGATGGTGAACTGGTCCCGATCCGCGTGCCGGATAATTTGATCCGATACCAGGGGGCGATCATCTCTCGTCTCAAGATCATGGCGAAACTCAACATTTCCGAGAAGCGCCGCCCGCAGGATGGACGTATTGTCTACAAGGCCAAGAATACCGAGCTGGACATCCGTATCTCCACAATGCCGACCATGTATGGCGAGAGCGTTTCATTGCGTCTTCTCAACCAGAAGAACCAGCCCCTTTCGATGGAAGAGCTGGGCATGCTCAAGAACGACCAGAACCGCATCAAGCGGGTCCTTGACCTGCCCTACGGCATCATCCTTGTCACCGGTCCGACAGGTTCCGGTAAGTCCACCTCACTCACGGCCTTTATCCGGCAGATTAATTCGCCCGGCCGGCGCATCATCACAGTCGAGGATCCGGTGGAATATGAGGTTGAAGGGGTTAACCAGACCCAGGTACACAGCGAAATTGGCTTCACCTTTGCCAGCGCGCTGCGGCATATCCTGCGTCAGGATCCGGATGTCATCATGGTCGGGGAAGTCCGGGATTCGGAAACCGCGGACATCGCCATCCGAGCAGCCCTGACGGGTCACCTTGTCCTCAGTACGCTCCACACGAATGACGCCCCCGGCGCGCTGACACGCCTCATCGACATGGAGATCGAGCCGTTCCTCATCGCCTCAGCCGTGGAAATGATTCTGGCCCAGCGGCTCGTTCGGCGACTCTGCGCGAAATGCGCACAACAGGGGAATTATACGGAGCACTATTTGCGTGAATGTCTCGACGCCCTCAATCTCGAGCCTACCCCGGAGCGGCTTGCCGCCAAGATCCTCGAGCCCATCGGCTGTGAGGCTTGCCGGGGACTTGGCTATCGGGGCCGTGTCGGCATCTTTGAGATATTGCGTGTGGACGATACAATCCACGAACTGATTGTCCAAAAGCTCTCCGCCGGTGAAATCCGGCAGGAGGCCCTCAAGCACGGGATGACAACCCTCCAGATGAGCGGCTGGGACCAGCTCGCCCTCGGACGGACCTCCCTCAACGAGATCATGCGCTACAGCACGGGCGAGGAAGACACCGAGTAA
- the lpxA gene encoding acyl-ACP--UDP-N-acetylglucosamine O-acyltransferase: MSATSIHPTAVIEDGAELAPDVIVGAFAYVGPMVKLGPGCRLHHHASVEGNTFMGERNEVFPYALIGGRTQDKKWTGDEAPVIIGDDNIFREYCSVHPATFKDKATAIGSRNLFCAYSHIGHECRVGNDCIFSNNATLGGHVCIGDHVIIGGLTAVHQFCQVGGGAMIGGCCKVLQDVLPHALAEGYPATHRTINKVGMQRCGFDEEAIQIAARIHKLFFRKGLNKAQAIKALEAGELGTHALVEEALAFARRSERGLA; encoded by the coding sequence ATGTCAGCAACATCCATTCACCCCACGGCAGTCATCGAAGACGGAGCTGAACTGGCTCCGGATGTGATTGTGGGGGCGTTTGCTTACGTCGGGCCAATGGTGAAACTGGGTCCCGGGTGTCGCCTGCATCACCATGCGTCGGTCGAGGGAAATACGTTCATGGGCGAGCGTAATGAAGTCTTTCCATACGCCCTCATCGGCGGGCGTACCCAGGACAAGAAGTGGACCGGTGATGAGGCTCCTGTAATAATAGGTGACGATAATATCTTCCGCGAATATTGTAGTGTCCATCCCGCTACCTTTAAGGACAAGGCCACCGCTATCGGTTCACGAAACCTTTTCTGCGCCTACAGCCACATCGGGCATGAATGTCGGGTCGGGAATGACTGTATTTTCAGCAATAATGCCACGCTCGGTGGGCATGTATGTATCGGTGATCACGTCATCATTGGCGGCCTTACGGCGGTGCATCAGTTCTGCCAGGTGGGCGGCGGTGCCATGATCGGGGGCTGTTGCAAAGTCCTTCAGGATGTCTTGCCCCATGCCCTTGCGGAAGGCTACCCGGCCACGCACCGGACCATCAACAAGGTCGGGATGCAGCGTTGCGGGTTTGATGAGGAAGCAATCCAGATTGCTGCCCGTATCCATAAGCTGTTTTTCCGCAAAGGGCTCAACAAGGCCCAGGCCATCAAGGCCTTGGAGGCGGGTGAGTTGGGAACGCATGCCCTTGTCGAGGAGGCGCTTGCCTTCGCCCGTCGCAGCGAGCGCGGGCTCGCTTGA
- the efp gene encoding elongation factor P has protein sequence MASPTDIRKGKVILYNGAPHLVLDMLHRTQGRQAGFVQVTLRNLSSGSSTTTKLRSTDSVEILITDTRKMELSYVDQEGWHFMDPETFEDVVLAESLLEDAKGFLSEGNAVDVLLVNDEPVQIQLPASVELEVTEAPDAVRGDTSGAAMKPVTVSTGLVIQTPLFVKTGDTIKVSTADKGYLGRV, from the coding sequence ATGGCTTCACCAACTGATATTCGCAAAGGCAAGGTTATCCTCTACAATGGTGCTCCCCACCTTGTTCTCGATATGCTCCACCGCACCCAGGGCCGTCAGGCAGGCTTTGTCCAAGTCACCCTCCGCAACCTGAGTAGTGGCTCAAGCACGACGACAAAGCTTCGTTCCACGGATTCCGTGGAAATCCTCATCACGGATACGCGCAAGATGGAGCTCAGCTATGTCGACCAGGAAGGCTGGCATTTCATGGATCCCGAGACCTTCGAGGACGTGGTCCTCGCGGAAAGCCTGCTCGAAGATGCCAAAGGCTTTCTTTCCGAGGGAAATGCGGTTGACGTGCTTCTTGTCAATGATGAGCCGGTCCAGATCCAATTGCCTGCTTCCGTTGAGCTGGAAGTGACGGAAGCACCGGATGCTGTCCGGGGAGACACCTCCGGGGCAGCGATGAAACCGGTCACCGTCTCAACCGGCCTCGTCATCCAGACACCGCTATTTGTCAAAACTGGCGACACGATCAAAGTTTCCACAGCGGACAAAGGTTACCTCGGCCGCGTCTGA